The following is a genomic window from Manihot esculenta cultivar AM560-2 chromosome 9, M.esculenta_v8, whole genome shotgun sequence.
GGAGTACCTCTTGAGGTAAGAAATGACAATAATTGGGCCTTGTGACCCTTGCTTCCACATATACACAACTTATAACTAGCTGAATTGCATACTACTGAATCTGTTTAGAGACATTGGGTAGTAAAACTGAAATCTTCTTGCACTTGTTTTTTGAAAAGACAGCAAAGTGGAAAAACTCCAATATACTTGAGACATACGTGTATATatattctttcattttttataatctggaaattatttttctatatatttacATATTCGCAGTTTAACAGTAGTCAATTCATTTTTCTTCACAGGTGTATGGGCCTGAGGCCACAATGACAGGCATTTGCAAGCAGGCCATTGATTGCATAATGTCTACGGCATAGTTCTGCAACCCATCCTTTTTATGGATGAGCATGGAGAAAAACAATTTGGAGCAACGTGTgttttaaaagataattttgCGTACAAGGCATGAAcccaattttataaattttccttttttaggTGAAAAACTTGATTGAATGGTTTCCAGTCCTTGTAGCTGTGGCATTTACTTTACTTGTGGCATGAATTGGACCCATACGTGTATGTGATGTGAAAGACATGTTTGTTGTAAAAACAATCAATAGGCtaataatttgaaaattggATGCAGTTGTGTTAGATTCGTTGCTGTGTTAAATGAAGAGAGGTTAGGTGAGAATTAGTTAAGtgtgaaaaaaacaaaaacataaGGGTAAATTGGAAATACATTAGTTCTATTTGGCATGAATTCAAATGAAACAGATTGATAATATCATTATTCTTTTATTGGTTGAGCAACCATATTCTTTGAGTGGTCTCATCAGAAAGACcttgaagaaaataatttattttttaatatctaattgcggtgttaaaaataaataattttactatgtttatatataaacaATTTAGTAATATCAATagaatttcaaattaataaaaatgacttttaatttttaaaagatacttgatatttctgttaatttttaaaaaaaattcaatattttcaagtgttttaaactcaaaaaaaaaaaaattaattccttcatttcagtccagtttactttttcttacataagaaagaaaaaaaatttttattaatttttcaaataatatcccttttaaatacatattagatattatttttaaagtaagataaaattaaatatggttattatagttaattttcatattaattatataccaaaaataaaaggaaaataaaagtgaataataattttaaaataacaaaaaaaaattttttttaattaactaaaatagaTATTATGATGCCAAAAAATAAATACTATctacaaaaataattaagaCTCTTAAATGAACAATTAGAAAATgtctatttttttatcatttaattataatgttaaaaaataaagagtatttataaaacttatatatatattcttaaattaaaaaaataattcttcttttaattaatttttttttaatagaaaacaaTTTTTCGTCGGTACTTGAAAAAGTTAATATAATTTGTATGTTCAAAAACAGAGTGCAGATAAATTGTAGATCTAAGCATAACCATTTCCAATGCCAGCTTTGTTAAGTGGCGTGGCGTGAGACTGAGAAGATTAGAGGGCAGAGCAAGCgggaaaaacaaaaacaaaatcgccgttgccggggatcgAACCCGGGTCACCCGCGTGACAGGCGGGTATACTCACCACTATACTACAACGACTTGCTTGACTACTTAACAAAACCTTATACATTCATAGTTTAACCTATTTTGATACATTAATTTATCTTTATGTGCAAAAGATTGTTCACCTTATTgcaacaatttttttaaattttgagttaataaaatcttatttcataaaaattatacaaaacTATTTTTACTACACTAATTAAATTTTCCAAATTTTCAATTCTATCATTTCATGcattattaaaaattactttttttattttttaactctttattaatatatatcgatttaatttaaaaataatgtaaactaattattaacttttttacttgaaaattctctttttaggaaaaagattaaaattaaaaggtccatattttcattttttttatcaaatataaaatattgttattaatatacttatatattacgcttgaaataaaattagtataactattttactattaaaataaattttatattatagtttaaaaaatagaacataaataaataaataaaatatattattaaaatacaatTAATTTCCCTACTAAATAAATTGAACGTACTTTCCTATATTTACCATGAAGCAAACGACATGTCATCATAACAAACGACGCTGCATTTTGCAGTGCTTTGGGTTCGTTTCCGCAAAATTTGGCCCAATTGTCCAATTACGCCAGTTGCTGTTAATGCGCGTTTTTGCGCGCAAGTCATCGTCGCCCACTACCACCACCACTACGGCGCCTTTATTCCCTAAAATTTCTGTTTGGTTCCTGAGAAAAATACGCATCGAAAGACAGAGATCGGCTAATCACTATTATTCAGGTGAAAAAAGGGagggaaaaaattgaaaaaaaaggaACCCATCATTTCtcttattgcttttaattactTCATTTACAAACAACATTGTAGCCCAAAATTCAAAAAACGCAAGCTTTCTTGACTTCATGACTATTACACGATCGCATTCTCATTTCTCCCTGGCAAACCTAATCtaaatttcaattcatttttCTTCACAGGTCTACTCTTATTCGGTATTGTGATCTTTCTAACGGACAAACTAAGTCCCTTTTCAGGTACcatgtttctttttcttgttttccCCCCTGCAAGACTGATCAGTTTCAGTGGATGCAATTTAGTTATGTAAATATGTTCATGGTTTTGGGGGATGCCTGGGTTTTTGCATGGAATCTGAGATCTACTTAGGTGTAATCATTAGTCAACTGTTTTACGATTAAGTATATTTTAAGTTATAAATTGATCAACTGTTTAGTCCTTTTGTCAATTTTGTTTGAGAAGAGAACAGAAAGTTGTTTTTTTTTCATGTCAAAATATGCTGCTTTATTGGTGTTGCAGACATAATTTCAAAACACTAagctttttgttttattttgaagttgaagctCCAGTTTCACgaattttaactaaataatctCTTTACTATATTTAAATGTCTTAGAAATCCATGACCTCTCTTCTCTTGCAGCTTCAGTTATCAAAAGATGCATCTCCTCTTCTCCCAGAGGAAATAAACTTCTTGGAAAATCTGTCCGTAAAATTAGGAGTAGATGTCCTGTCATTTATTAaactttgctttcttttttttcttggtGTTTatggtctctctctctctctctctctctctctcaatgtATAAGAGCAGGACAGAGCTATGGATGATAGTTGTGCTGTCTGTGCGGAGACACTTGAGTGGGTTGCTTATGGACCATGTGGCCATCGGGAGGTCTGCTCAACTTGCACCATTCGTCTCCGTTTCATCTGCAATGATCGATGTTGCTGTATTTGCAAATCTGAATCCAGTATCGTCTTTGTCACCAAGGTTGCGCATTCACGTTTGACATCTATGActtttatgtttatgcatgatacctatttttcttgtttttagATAATTTCATAGATGTGATCCAGTATTTTTTTGTCACTTATTGAGGATGGATATAATTTTTCCTCATTTTTGGCCCTTTTTTAGGCTTTAGGTGATTATACAAGGATGATAAATGACTTCTCTGCTTTCCCAGCCAATCCAATTGAAGGCCAAGTTGGGCAGTATTGGTTTCATGAAGGTGCACAAGCATATTTTGATGATCTGGATCACTACAAGATGATAAAGGCCATGTGCAGGCTATCATGCAATTTTTGTGACAGAAAGGATGAACATAGAAGCAGAAGAACAAAAAGAACAGGAGATTTTAATAGCATTGAGCAGCTGATGAGTCATTTGTTCCACCAGCATAGACTGTTTATGTGCAGCTTGTGTTTAGAAGGCAGGAAGGTGAGATATATGTACTTGGCAGGTAGCAGGATGGCATCAGTAACTAAATATTCTTAAGCGTTTTTTCTTCAGAAAGAAGTATCAAGTAGAGTTACAATATGACATCAGAACAGCTTCATTTAGCAACCATCTTTTGGTTCACATCTAGCTAAACTTAAAATGTGGAAACTAACAAAACAGAATTTGGTTCCTGATATCTCATGTGAAATGCAACCCTTAGAATACTTTTGCTATATTTGTTTTAGCTAGATTTTGGGTGGAGGACAAGAAATTCTTCAGTTTCTGATGtcatatttttgttttttttcaacCAAGAAGGATGTAGTCTGACTTTGAGTTGAATTTTGAACCAGATATTTATAAGTGAGCAAAAGTTATATAATAGAGCACAGTTGAATCAACATGTGAAGACTGGTGACTCAGTTGTTGATGGTAGTGAAAGTGAAAGAGGTGGATTTATGGGCCATCCTATTTGTGAATTCTGCCAGAACCCGTTCTATGGGGACAATGAGCTTTACTTGCACATGTCTACTGAGCATTTTACTTGCCATATATGCCAAAGGTGAGCCCCTGCCCTATTGTTTCCCCATTTTCCAGAATTTTGATTTGTGTTTTATTGTTTGATTTATCAAATGAAAGTATTCTGTTTTCTTGTTCAATGTAGGCAGCATCCAGGACAATTCGAGTACTATAAAGATTATGATGACTTGGAGGTTAGTTATATTTAGATTTCATGCTGGTTAAATTATATGCTTGTTATTGTACTTTCATGAGAAATATTCTTGTTTAATTGGCAAGCTTTGTCTCAGATTCATTTTCGCCAAGGACATTTTTTATGTGAAGATGAAGGCTGCCTGGCAAAAAAGTTTATTGTTTTTGCAGCTGAATCTGAAATGAAGGTGTTATCTAGCACACTTTATATGATGtatattttcattttgttaAGCATTTTCGAAGTTTCATTTTTGTTTTTTCATGGTGTGTATATATAATTCAGACTGTTATGTACTTCTATTATCCATAGAGGCATGATGCCACGGAACATGGAGGGCGCAGGTCTCGTGCTAAGCGTAATGCTGCACTGCAGGTGTGTATAGACtttcttcccttttcttttttgcaATGCTGGATAGACATTCTAGTTCATAATTTGTCATATCCACTGCATTTGAGCAccctataatattttattgcaaATATATTTGTGCCTTGATTAATATAGTAATGTTCTACTCTTCCTTTCCTGTATCCAGATACCGACAAGTTTCTGGTATCGGCGAAGTTCTGAACAAGAGAATGGAAATTATTCCTGCTCATCAGACATTCAATTTTCCATGGTTCAAGATAGCCTTGAGACATTTAATGCTGTCAGGTTTAATGACAGTTCCTTGAATGCCCAAACAATTTCAAGTCACAGAGAAAGAAGTGAAATTAAGTCAAGTGTTAATCCATTTGAGCTATTAGCTAGTACAGACTCTGAGCCATCTTCAAGAAATTGCAAGGCTTTAGGGCAAAGACCCGCAAGCATCCTGCTAGAGGAATCATCCTTTCCCCCACTTCCAAATGCTCCAAGCTGCAGTGTGCAAAGACCAAAAATTGCTACGAATGGATTAAGTGGGAACACAATGGCTGCTCACCTGCATCACAGGAACGCTGTAAAAGTTCTcaattcttcttgggcttcacGAGCAGCAAATCATTACCCTAACTATTTGTCTAGCAGTTCTTACTACTCGAGGCCTGTGTTGGATTCTGGGCTTTTATCATCATCTATTTCTCAGAGCTCTTCAATTAAGCTGGCAACTACTAATGAACACGTGCTATCCAGTTGGGAAAGCTCTATTCAATCTAAACCATCAGCTCCTAATAACCTGGTTTCATCTTCAAACTTTGCAAGTTCATCAAGGTTCCAAAGTAGCACCACCAAGGTCTGCTGCTCTTCTTCATCTCAAAACCTTGTTAACAGAGAAACTCTTGACATATCCTTTTCTGACCCTCACGTTAAGAAAGTGACCTCAAGTAGCAAGTTGCTGTTGAAAGAAGATGCTCAATGTGCTAATAAGGCTCTGGTGGAAAAAATTCGTGCTTCTTTAGATTTTGATAAGGACAAATATGCTGCCTTTAAAGTAATATCTGTGGAGTATCGCCAGGATTTAATTGATACCGGGGAGTATCTTGCTTATGTGCATCAATTTGGCCTGTCACATTTGGTTCGTGAGCTAGCTATGCTTTGTCCCAATGCTCagaagcaaagagagcttgttgaGATTTACATGTACAATACAAGGAGGAATGGGTCTAATGAAAATGGTCATTCCAAAAGCAAAAAAAGTTCAAAGAAAGGTAAAGAGAAGTGTGAAGATAATGGGATTTATCATCCAGAAAATGCTCTGGCTGAAACTATTAGTAGGGAGACAATGAACTTGCAATTAAATCATAAACCTTTATTGGATGAAGAAAAGATCTTATCAGAGGCTGTATGTCACTCGGTGAAAGGCAAATCCAAGATTTTGGTTGACGAACAAGGTAACCTAAATTCGTCAACAGAGCCAAGGAACAAGAATGATGCTCGGTCAGTTAATGGTTGCCCGGAGAAGAATGTGGGAGCTCGAGGAGGGAATAAGTCTTACAAAAAACTGCCAAAGTTCCTAAAAAACCGATTTGGTGATATTTCAGCTGCTCAACTTCCAGATAAAGGCACTCCTGATGCTGGACCTGGTGGGGCTGATGAAAAAACGTGTTGGAAGAAAAATCCACCTGAAACGTTACCAATTCGTGGAGTTTGGCAGAATGGTGGAGGTCGAAGGCTTGTGATGATGACCCAGAGAGACCGGAAAAGGTGATCTCCAGGGtagtgctgtttgtaagaacTGAACGCCTGTTATCAAACATGATTATAGCGTCCCTTTGTATTAGTTTCTGCATGTCGTAGATATGCATTCTAAGATGCATCCCGCTTAAGACTGAGGAGGAAATTTTGATACATAAAAGGGAAGTTGGTCCTGTTTATGTTTTTGAAAATTATCTAACTTCTTCCTTCCTTCCTCCCTTAACAGTACAGATGTTTACTATGGTTTACGTTTTAGTGAATAAGCTCGGGGGTTCCAACATTGGCATAATCAAACATGACCGTCTCCTTGGGGGGGCTGGGTAAGGTGGCCATTAACATTCTGGTCAATGTCATCAGAAACGAATCCAATTGAAGGGATTGTTACAAACAATTTGGTTGTGATTACGCCAAAAGCCGTGAACATGTTGGTCTTGGTGCAAGTCTCACAGGCAGGTGGCAGCTTTACTGTCAGGATCTGCTCAAGGCAAGCACAGGTGGCATCCAAAACCTGATCTTGGATAGCTTCTCGAGGTATCCCTTGTTCACAGATTCAGAAGTGAAAAGCAAGATTTGGCTTCACAAAATCATATTGAAATTTTTGGAATAATTATGAACTTCCAAAGCTACAGAAAGCTAGCTACTCTCTTCTACCATAAATATCCATCTTTGATGGGCTTTTGAAGGATGAAATTATAAGGAAACGATTGCTTAGTCTTCAACACCTGAAGCATTATCCATTTGTGAAAGTGGTTTCTTTTCTCCCTCGAGCCCTTCCCAGCTCAACTGATTTTGCTTTTTTATTTCATAGGAACATTAGGATCGTTGGAAGCTACAGATGCTTGTGATTAAAACATCATCAAAGTTTGCATGAACCAAATTCATGTTTGTGAATAATTCAATGACTGTTGGATCGAGTGAATGAATGTAATTGGAATTTGCTACTTCTATTAATCACCATTGGTTATGTTCATGGATGATCTTAACAATTTAGTCCGCCAAGAGAAAGATAaacgtgttttttttttttttttcattttcagttCCTGAACAGATGAATTACAGGTAGGATATTTTCTCAAATCAATTTGCTTTCATCTTCACCATTAAAGGGGTAAAAGAAGATTTAGAAAACATGTGATGAGTGTCATGGTCAGTGACTCAACGGTGCAAAGATTTACACATGCTAAGAAAGAGCACTAAACTTTGCAGCAGTCTCAATTGCTGGAAAAAGCTTACCAAATTCTGTACACACACAGCCCTTAATGGTAGGGTTCTTCACAACACCAATCTCATATATAACAAATCATTTCTCCATCTACATTTGAAATgaacaaagaaaaaagaaagagaaaagggaaagaagaaagtgagaagaggaagaaaagaagATTTAAAAGAAAAGCATAAAAAAGTAGaggaaacaaaaaagaaaaaaaaaattccttccTACCCCATCCCACGTCCTAGATATCAACAGCTTATATGGAGGCAACCCAAGAATTTAAAGTCAGCAAATTTTGTGAGAATTATCCCTCCCCCCAGTTTACAAGTCCTTCAAATCCCACTAAAACCCAAGTTTCATTACGTCCGTCGGCTCCCTGATCTTGAACCTGGATAATCACTGCGATCAGTGTCTGAATTCTCCTTTTGAGATTCAATCTCCATGCCACCTCCTTGTGTCCTTCTTCGTCTTCGGTCCTGAAAGATTAAGTTCACCTCAGGAGTTACGGTCACAAGTTTAAAGTTGTGAAATTGGCAAGATCCATGAGAACCAAAAAAACTCAAAGCTGACCGGCAAGGAAAAGCAATCTTGGATCTATAAAACAACTAAATTTAATGCTCTCCTGAGATCATCAAGAATCATTTTCTTGACCATGTGGGGCATCAAAATAAACCAtgcagtgaaaaaaaaaaagaagaagaagcatgGATCCACGTTATATAAAAGTCTCGGTCTTTTTTTAACCCCATGAATGAATTTAAGCTTAAATGTATCAGACGCATCTTTGTGCTACAAGATTGAAGACAAAAACTAACCTCTCTTGGAATAGGATACTCCTCGGATTCGAGCATCCTTACAACTTGGCCCATTTTGGGTCTTTTTTCTGAATCTGGATCAACACACCTCAAAGCAGTCAAGAGTGCTCGTTTTAGAGCTCGTGTTGATGGCCTTACCTCAATGTTTGGATCTACAACTTCTTCAGACCGCCTGCTTCCAACCATCATTTTCAGCCAATCAACGAGATTTACCTGCAATTTAGACAATTTTATGATTAATGCAATTCTAGATTCTGCTAATGGGGAAGCAAGCAATGCCAGAGTGACTATCTTcattgtaatagatagtaaagCTGATCATGGAACGGAGCTGCAACACTAAGAGAGCCTATAAATTTGAAAAGAAGCTGATTAGAATGGAAAAAGAATAGGTAACTTGGAGACCTAGTGAACCAACTATTAATAATTCACTTCAATATCCTCATAAAATCAAATTGTTCATATTGTTGCTGAGAGCCTTTGATGGCACAAGTTCATTCCTTGTGATCTTGTTATTCTGACATGAAAAGCAATGTCACGAAAAACTAGGCACATGCAGAAATAAACACATATCTAAAGTAAGTTAATCAGTCATCATTGGCATAGATATGTAATACAAACACCACCCTCCTCTTGTCTTACTGGGGAACAAAATCATGCAGACTACAAAAGGTAATGGATTTTTGGAAACATGAAATGCATACATGTTGAGATGACCATAGTCTACGGGATCAAGAAAAGCACAGAAGCCACCCAGTGTACTTGTCAGCCAATTCAAAACCCATCCAGTTACCCTTAAGGCAGATTCAATGCAAGCAACAAAAGTGAAGTTAATTAAGCATGAGGTAATTGCTATGACATTAAAAAACAGAAGTGAACTTTAAGTATTCTCCGATAGAATCAATATTGATATGACAATTCAATCCGACGCCTACAATTTACTAACTGCATTTAACAAACTTTATGCAAAAATAATTCCTGGGTACCTCGTGGGCAGGACGGCCATAATCCACAGGATCTCTGCCAGTAATAGCTTCCAAAAGCAAAACACCAAAGCTATAAACATCACTCTTTTCATTCAAAAGACCAGTATTTGCATATTCAGGGGCCACATATCTGCAAGATATAAATTGTGAGACAAAAGAAGAAAGGTGTGTATTTAAATGTGATTATTCCTCTaatattaaagaataaaaaatccaATGAATAAAGAGAAACAGACTAAAGTATCATCTATCCAGCACCCGGCACTTTCATGAACTTGGATgtaaaaacagaaaaacagtGCTTACCCAAAAGTTCCCATAACTCGAGTAGTGACATGGCTTTTACCGGCTCCAAGCAACTTGGCCAAGCCAAAATCAGAAACCTTGGCATTAAAGTCATCATCAATCAATATATTGCTTGATTTAATGTCTCGATGGACCACCTTTGGTTCAATGGCCTCGTGCAAATAGGCAAGACTGCAAGAGCATAACAAATCAACCTCGGATCCAGAATTATGAAAAGATACGTAAGCAAACTGACTTACGCCTTAGCTGTGCCAAGAAGAACCTTCACGCGGGCTTCCCAAGTAAGATATCCATGCTGACGCATAGCTCCATGAAGCCATTGTTCCAAATTTCCATTGTTGACGTATTCATAAACCAGCATTCTGTATTCATTATCACAAATAAGACTATATAATGAGAACTGGACATAGGAACTAGGGTCATGGTGAAGCAAGTTAGCACACTAATACTTAACCTCAACTGAGTTTTGCAAGCAATTGACTCAACTATAATTCAGAtaacaattatattaaaaagaaaaaagagtacCTGTGGATTCCTTCTATGCAATATCCCAGAAGGCGAACCAAATTCTTATGGCGCACATGACCGATGGCTTCAACTTCCACTCTAAATTCCTTTTCCGCTTGTCCCCTAAAGATAGCAATTAAAGAGTTCAATTTGAATAAGAACTTGATAGGACAAGAAGATGAAACTGACAAAGGTAATCTCACACTCACACATTATTTAGAATCTTTTTCACCGCCACAGGAGTGCCATTGATCAAATGTCCCCGATAAACAACTCCATATCCACCCTCCCCAAGTACATTTTCCTTCGAAAAACGGTTTGTTGCCAGCTCAAGATCCCTTAGTGTGAACCAGTGACCCCAACCCAAGTGAGAGAACTCAGGCAGGCCACTTAGAGGAGAAGGAGCAGTAATAGGATAGGAAGAAGAAGGCGGCTTGTATACTGTTACTGTGCCTGAACTCCCTTCTTCACCTGATTGTGATCCACAGTCTTTCTCTAAATGATGAAAAGACCCTGATTGACTGCTATTATCTCCATTTTTTGTTTTCCCCATACCCAGATGGACCATGACCTTGTCTGAATCTTTGTCACTAGTCTTATCATGAACTGTGAGGAGAATCCCATCATGGGGTACAAATTCATTTGCTGACACTTGCTCTACTCGAACTTCCTTAATTTCCTTTGAAACAGTAGGGATTTGGCTAATGGGAAGCTTGTTTCCgtctcttcttgacttcttccGTGAAGTTAAACAAAATGATAATACAGAGAgtataataatgataaataatGCCACAGAAATCCCAATTAGTTCCCAGACCTTCAGACCAAAAATGGCAGTTTTCTTAGAGAGTTCTGCATTAAGATCACTGGCCATTTTTGGTTTTTCAGACGTCCAATGCCTACATGATTGACATAAGATGTGCACATTAGACTTCAATAAAGTAGAAACCAACATTAAAATGGTATCACGGCATCAGTTAGATtaatagtataaaatttttttccaaTTCCTAAAGACTTTCCAAAGCTCAAATATTTCCAGTTCCTCAGTGAGATGACCAAATTGTTAGAGAAGATGATAAAAACTGCAAGAAGAAGACACGCAGAAACATAAAATATCTGCAGAGACATCTCAATtgacaaaagaaaaaacaacAGATCATATATAACACAATGTAAGTATAACATCACAAAAACAGAGTAACAAAACTGTCACTTATGACAAAATTGTATCTTTCCCATATGATCAATTATCTCTGAAAAAATAGAATCACcaatgagaaaataaattaaccaAAAAGCCTACCTCACCTACAATGAACTTCACCCGAGCAGCCTTCAAATTCTAGATCTTTGAGGCCTCTTAACCATACCCGCTTCTGAGAATCCAGATCTCAGACAAGAAAAACCCAGAAACACCAATGTCATAAGCAACCCATGTCGGAGAGACCCAGATTTACCCAGCTGTCAAAAAGTGAAGCTATATAGCCAAAATGAATAGATTTATTTTCCAGTGGGCTCAATCTCAAATGTGAGCGTGAATCTAAGATGGGGTGGAGCTTTCTGTGTACCCAAAGCCAAAAATGACAAGAAGAAAAGGTCTTAATTGTTGTTGAGGCAATTGTCCTTGTTGATGTTTGTTGTGGCAGCGAGAAGAAGACGATGGACATGGAAATGGTGAAGAAAAAGGTGGTGAAAAGGGATGACTTTTTTTCCCTTATAGTGGAGTGGTGGGGAAGAGAAGAAGGGATGGAATTATCAGTGGTAGGTGATGAGTTTAGATCCCTTATATTACACATCCATTACCATTTTCATATAGTGAAAGAGAAGCCAAAGCGAATGACATGGAAATGCATAAGGCTACTGGGGAAGCTGACTGAGAAGAGAGGGAGGATTTTCTTTATTTGCTTGCCCTTATGGCCATGACCCGTTATCATTgcctattattattttttaaatttttaaattgaaaatgcaatttatatttttttaaaaaaaatcatccataagtctcaacatcacaaacaaaactcattaattaattttttaattataatattttaaaaaatttataaattaattttaatagttaaatatttgattatttaatttttataattaatattttatatttataaaaattctattaattaattattaaaatattttattttttacaatttttaattaaaaaattaattattaatttaaaaaaaaagttatgaatgtttcaatatatttttttaaaatatataatttatctaatatatttttctataatttagaaactaaattatatattttttctcaaaatattcttacatttttatatttttattgatattagtatggtaaaatttaataaatagtaTGTTCATagtgtattttaataaatttagtttgatttatttttttattttttgtatttctttttattattatttgttaataatatattaacgtactgtatctttttttattattattcgattatttaattttatttaatacgatataaacataattttaaacatttaagatccaCAAATTGAGTGGATTGAACCTCAGCTCATGAGCTTGATAGAGTTACAATTTGGTCCTTCCAACATAGTCTCGTCTCTGGCCTAAATACACAAGATCCATAGTCATCACGGTTAAATCGATATTTTAACCTTTATAAATATAACAAATCTTGACTAAACACATTTTACtcattaattaacta
Proteins encoded in this region:
- the LOC110622882 gene encoding E3 ubiquitin-protein ligase ZNF598 isoform X1 gives rise to the protein MRVFARKSSSPTTTTTTAPLFPKISVWFLRKIRIERQRSANHYYSGLLLFGIVIFLTDKLSPFSEQDRAMDDSCAVCAETLEWVAYGPCGHREVCSTCTIRLRFICNDRCCCICKSESSIVFVTKALGDYTRMINDFSAFPANPIEGQVGQYWFHEGAQAYFDDLDHYKMIKAMCRLSCNFCDRKDEHRSRRTKRTGDFNSIEQLMSHLFHQHRLFMCSLCLEGRKIFISEQKLYNRAQLNQHVKTGDSVVDGSESERGGFMGHPICEFCQNPFYGDNELYLHMSTEHFTCHICQRQHPGQFEYYKDYDDLEIHFRQGHFLCEDEGCLAKKFIVFAAESEMKRHDATEHGGRRSRAKRNAALQIPTSFWYRRSSEQENGNYSCSSDIQFSMVQDSLETFNAVRFNDSSLNAQTISSHRERSEIKSSVNPFELLASTDSEPSSRNCKALGQRPASILLEESSFPPLPNAPSCSVQRPKIATNGLSGNTMAAHLHHRNAVKVLNSSWASRAANHYPNYLSSSSYYSRPVLDSGLLSSSISQSSSIKLATTNEHVLSSWESSIQSKPSAPNNLVSSSNFASSSRFQSSTTKVCCSSSSQNLVNRETLDISFSDPHVKKVTSSSKLLLKEDAQCANKALVEKIRASLDFDKDKYAAFKVISVEYRQDLIDTGEYLAYVHQFGLSHLVRELAMLCPNAQKQRELVEIYMYNTRRNGSNENGHSKSKKSSKKGKEKCEDNGIYHPENALAETISRETMNLQLNHKPLLDEEKILSEAVCHSVKGKSKILVDEQGNLNSSTEPRNKNDARSVNGCPEKNVGARGGNKSYKKLPKFLKNRFGDISAAQLPDKGTPDAGPGGADEKTCWKKNPPETLPIRGVWQNGGGRRLVMMTQRDRKR
- the LOC110622882 gene encoding E3 ubiquitin-protein ligase ZNF598 isoform X2; the encoded protein is MDDSCAVCAETLEWVAYGPCGHREVCSTCTIRLRFICNDRCCCICKSESSIVFVTKALGDYTRMINDFSAFPANPIEGQVGQYWFHEGAQAYFDDLDHYKMIKAMCRLSCNFCDRKDEHRSRRTKRTGDFNSIEQLMSHLFHQHRLFMCSLCLEGRKIFISEQKLYNRAQLNQHVKTGDSVVDGSESERGGFMGHPICEFCQNPFYGDNELYLHMSTEHFTCHICQRQHPGQFEYYKDYDDLEIHFRQGHFLCEDEGCLAKKFIVFAAESEMKRHDATEHGGRRSRAKRNAALQIPTSFWYRRSSEQENGNYSCSSDIQFSMVQDSLETFNAVRFNDSSLNAQTISSHRERSEIKSSVNPFELLASTDSEPSSRNCKALGQRPASILLEESSFPPLPNAPSCSVQRPKIATNGLSGNTMAAHLHHRNAVKVLNSSWASRAANHYPNYLSSSSYYSRPVLDSGLLSSSISQSSSIKLATTNEHVLSSWESSIQSKPSAPNNLVSSSNFASSSRFQSSTTKVCCSSSSQNLVNRETLDISFSDPHVKKVTSSSKLLLKEDAQCANKALVEKIRASLDFDKDKYAAFKVISVEYRQDLIDTGEYLAYVHQFGLSHLVRELAMLCPNAQKQRELVEIYMYNTRRNGSNENGHSKSKKSSKKGKEKCEDNGIYHPENALAETISRETMNLQLNHKPLLDEEKILSEAVCHSVKGKSKILVDEQGNLNSSTEPRNKNDARSVNGCPEKNVGARGGNKSYKKLPKFLKNRFGDISAAQLPDKGTPDAGPGGADEKTCWKKNPPETLPIRGVWQNGGGRRLVMMTQRDRKR